Genomic segment of Pseudomonas sp. CCI4.2:
AACCGAGAACAGTGTCAGGCCTGATGCGGTGACCATAAAGGTGATCAGTGCAGCTTCACGCTCTTTGGGTTCGTTCATGGCGACGGTCAGGCCGTTGATGATCGAGCCGAACAACGCCAGCGCAGCAATCGACAGCACCAGTTCTTTGGGCAAAGCAGCGAACAAAGCGGCCAGTGTCGCGCCAAACACGCCAGCAATGCCGTAGAAAATTCCGCACCAGACCGCGGCGGTATAGCGTTTGTCGCGGTCTTCATGGGCGTGCGGGCCGGTGCAGATCGCCGCGCTGATCGCCGCCAAGTTGACCCCGTGAGAGCCAAACGGTGCCAACAACAGCGACGCAACGCCGGTCACCGAAATCAGTGGCGAGGCCGGTACCGTGTAGCCGTCGGCGCGCAACACGGCGATCCCAGGCATATTTTGCGATGTCATCGCCACCACAAATAGTGGGATGCCAATGCTAATAGTGGCCGCCAGCGAGAACGACGGCGTGGTCCAAATCGGCGTGGCTACTTCCAACGCGAACCCGCTGAAATCCAACAGGCCGAGCATGCCCGACACTGCGCTGCCGACGATCAACGCGGCGAGCACGGCATAGCGCGGCGACACACGTTTGATCAGCAAGTAGCAGAAAAACATGCTCAGCACCAAGCCTGTGCGATGCTGCGCCGCGACGAAGATTTCACTGCCTATCTTGAACAGAATCCCTGCCAGCAATGCCGCCGCCAGCGACGCGGGTATGCGCTTCACCAGACGCTCGAAACTGCCAGTGACACCGCACACAATCACCAGCACGGCGCAGGTGATGAATGCACCAATGGCCTCGCCGTAGGAGACGCCGCCCAGGCTCGTGATCAGCAGTGCCGCGCCCGGCGTCGACCAAGCCACCGTGATCGGCGTGCGGTAACGCAACGACAAGCCAATACTGCAAACAGCCATGCCAAT
This window contains:
- a CDS encoding benzoate/H(+) symporter BenE family transporter, with translation MTDATTPARLRPFADSSPSAVVAGFIAMMTGCTSSLVLMFQAGQAAGLTSAQISSWIWALFIGMAVCSIGLSLRYRTPITVAWSTPGAALLITSLGGVSYGEAIGAFITCAVLVIVCGVTGSFERLVKRIPASLAAALLAGILFKIGSEIFVAAQHRTGLVLSMFFCYLLIKRVSPRYAVLAALIVGSAVSGMLGLLDFSGFALEVATPIWTTPSFSLAATISIGIPLFVVAMTSQNMPGIAVLRADGYTVPASPLISVTGVASLLLAPFGSHGVNLAAISAAICTGPHAHEDRDKRYTAAVWCGIFYGIAGVFGATLAALFAALPKELVLSIAALALFGSIINGLTVAMNEPKEREAALITFMVTASGLTLFSVGSAFWGIVAGVLTLIILNSHKG